Within Streptomyces roseirectus, the genomic segment TCGCCACCCCCCATGCGTGCGCGGCAGCACACCACTTCGTGTTCCCGCGATCCGGCCACGCACACCGCGGGCCGTGCGGATGTGGCCGATTCGCGCGGGCGGATCGACCGAAAGGTTCACGTCACGGCGCGCCGGTGCGGCCGGACGCGGTCACAGCGCGCTGTTGAACACCCACAGCAGTTCGCTGGGCCGCTTCGCGCGGTCCGTGAGGTCGTCCACCAGTTCGCGCAGCACCGGGTGGTCGACGTTCCTCAGCTCCTCCAGGTCGAGGGTGAGCAGATCGGGCAGTTCCTCGCGTGTCTCGTGTGTGACGTCCATGTCCGTCCCTCGGTCACTCCAGCGCGGCCAGCCGTTCGGCCGTCTCCTGCGGTGTCGGCCTGTCCGGGACGACGCTGTCCTCGGGCAGTCGCGCCCACTCGCCCCGCGCCGCGCGGTACGCCTCGCGGGCGGCCCGGGGCCGGGTGGCCGCTTCATAGGACATACCCCGCCAGTGGTGCGCCTGCGCATGGGTCCTGACGGCTTCCTGGCGGCGGCGCCCGGTGGCGGCGGCGTCCTCCGCCTCGCGGGCCGCCCGCGCCGCGTCGCGGAAGGCGTCCACGGCGAGGTCGAGGCGGGCGGGGCGGCGCAGGCTGCGGTACGCCTCGTACTGGACCTGTCCGAGGTCGAGCAGGCAGTGCGCGGCGAGCAGCGGGTCGTCGGCCTCGTCGGCGGCGAGCCCGAGCAGGTGCTCGGCCTCGCGCAGGTCGACGCGGTCGCCGCGCGCGTGGTAGCGCAGCATCAGGGCGCGGCCCAGCAGCAGAAGCCGGCCGGCGAGGCGGTGGCTGCCCGCCGAGGTCTCCATGCGGCAGTCGCGCAGCACGCGGATGGCGCGCGAGAGCGCGTACCGCTCGCCGGTGGCGGCCAGCCGCAGCAGGGTCTCGCCCCATTCGGCGAGGACATCGGCGTACGCGGGCGCGTCGCGGGGCACGCGCCGCGCGGCCCGCTCGAAGTGCCCGGCGGCCCGCTCCAGGTCCCCGGGCTGCCCGGACTCCCCGTACCGCGCGACCGCGACCCGCCCCGCGCGCACGGAGAGCGCGGCGCGCTGCGCCTGTTCGCGGGCGACGCCCAGCGCGTCGTCGATGCGGGTCTGGACGTCGTCCAGGGGGCCGTGCGCGCCGAGCAGCGCGTCGATCAGGTCGAGCAGGACGCGCACCCGCGCGCGGACCTCGTCCGGGGTGTCCGGGTCGGGGGCGGTCTCCAGGGCGGCGGTCAGGGAGTGGGCGGCCTGGTCGGCGTAGCGGCGGGCCTGGTCGGGGTCGGGCGTGGCGCCGGACAGCAGGAGGAGGATCCGGCCGTGCACGAGGGGCAGTTCGGGCGGGCGGGTGCGCCGGTCGGGCCAGACGTCGGCGAACGCCTCCAGCATGCCGACGGAGACCTGGAGGAGGGCGCTGTCGCCGCCGAGGCGCCACTGCTCCTCCAGGGCGCGGACGCGCTCCAGGGTGAGGGCGAGGGCTTCGTTCTCGTCGAGGCCGGGGGCGGCGCAGGCGACGGCGTACTCGCGGTCGGCGCGGCTGAGCAGGCCGAGGGCGCCGGTGAGGTCGCCGCGCCGCCTGCGGTCGCCGGCGGCGGCGTGCAGGACCCGGGCGAGGACGGCGCGTTCGTGCAGGGCGCGCGGGTGGGCGACGGCGCGTTCGGCGGCCGCCTCGGCCTCGCGCAGCAGGTCGTCGCCGCCCTGCACCTCCCACAGGCGCAGCGTGCAGTGCGCGTACTCGGCCCACAGCTCGGGGTCGTTCGCGGCCTGTTCGTCGCGTTCGGCGGCGCCGCGCAGCAACTGCACGGCGTCGATGGCGTCCTGGATCATGCCCTCGCGGCCGAAGCGTCCGATGAGCTGGCGGGCGCGCACCACCACCGGGTGCGTGTGGCGCTCCACGACGGCGGCCGTGGCGCCCAGTTGCTCGTAGTGGGGCGGCAGCGGCATGAACCTTCGCAGGACGCGCGCGGCGACCTCGGCGAACGGCTGGGGCACGGGCGGGGCGGCGCCGTCGTCGCCGCCGCGCGCGTACGGACGTCCGGCGCCGCCGTCGCCGAGCTGGGCGAGCGCGAGGGCCGGGAAGTTGGGGCCGCCCTTGCCGAAGCGCTGCTCGATGTACTCGGAGGTGTGCTTGAGGACGAGCATCGCCTCGTCGCGGCCGAGCCGGGACAGCAGGGCGTCTCGGACGTCCGGCTCCATCTCGTACCACTGGGCGCCGTCGCCGTCGTGGTCCTCGCCGGCCTTGCCGACCAGGCCGCCGACCAGCACTTCCGCGAGGTCGGCGGGGCCGGAGCCGGGGAGCATCGTGCGCTGCACGAGCTGCATCACCGGCAGGCACAGGGGGGCGGCGGCGAGGTAGACGGCCAGGCGTCCGGCCGTCTGCGACGCGCTCGCGCTGAAGCGGCTGACCCGCTCCAGCGCCGTGCGCGTCCGGCCGGCGCGCGCGGGCGGGGCGGGCGGCTGGTCGGCGCGCACCCAGCCGACGGCGCCGGGGACGGGGCCGGCTCCCGCGCCGGACAGCAGCCGCGCCCACGCGCCGAGCGCGACCGGTTCCGGCGGCAGCACCGGCACCGGCAGCGCGCCGGTCTTGCGGACCTCGCCGGAGGTGCGGATGCGCAGGGCGCCGCCGAAGGTCTCCGCGCGGCTCAGCTCGCCGAAGGTGACCGGGAGCCGGGTGCGGGCCCACATGCGCTGCGGCAGCGGCTGGAGCACCGCGACCGGGCCCTGTTTCGACAGGTGGTGCAGGAGCCGGTGGGCCTGTCCGCTGTGCCACAGGGGGCCCGCGCAGTCGCTCACCAGGACCACGATCCGCCGTCCCGTCGGGTCGCTCAGCCGGTCCGCCGAGTGCAGCGGCGCCGCGCGCTCCTCGGGGCTGCGGCTGACCACCGGTTCCCCGTCGGGGCCCTGGTGCAGGAAGCTCACCTGGATGTCGGCGAACGCCCCCAACTGGCCGAAGACCTGCTCCAGTTCGTCGAACATCCGGTGCCACACGCGCATCGACGACGAAGCGTCCAGCACGAGCTGCAGGCGCGCGTCCCGCCGGGTCACCGCCCGGTACACCGGCAGGATCAACCCGCCCGCCTGCGCGCTGAGTTCGGCCGTCCCCGGCTCGTCCAGCCGGGTCCGCAGCGGCGGCGCCGGGCTGCGGTACCCCTGCAACCTCCGCAAGGCCCGCTGAAGTTCCAACGGCGCGGGCAGCACCGGCGCGGCAGGCACCCCGATCGGCAACGCCCCGCCCCGACCACTCCCGGCCTGCGGCAGAGGGTACAAACTCACCTGCCCATCCAGCACAGGCCGCTTGGGCGGCGGCTGAGGCGCCTCGGCGGGCCCGGCCACCTCCTCCCGCGGCGCCTCCGGCCGCACCTCCCCCACCGGCCCCGGAACCTCGCCCCCGGTCTCCTCCACAACCTCCGGCCCGGCCCTACGCGTCCACTGCGCCAGCCACAGGGCGTCGCTCAACTGCCGGTGATCGGGGTCGAGTCCGGCGACACGCAGACGGGAGATCAGCTCGGCGAGGGGGTCGGGGGCGGGGGCTTCGGGGGTGAGGGCAGGCGGGGGCGGTGCTTCGACCGGAACCGGCTGAGGGCCGGACGCGGTCCGGAAGGGCGAGGTCGAGTCCTCGCGGCCGTCGCCGGGGGCGGGTCCGGAGCCGGGCGCGGCGGAGCCGCCGCCGGAGGCAGACCCCGGCGCGGCAGGGCCGGCCGGGGGCGATGCTTCAGCCCGGACCGGCCGGGGGCCGGGGGCGGGCCGGGGGGTGCCAGGGAACGGCGGGGGCGAGGCGTCGCCGGGGGCGGGCGGGGGCGAGTCCTCGCGGCCGTCGCCGGGGGCGGGCCCGGAGCCGGGCGCGGTAGAGCCGCCGCCGGAGGCGGACCCCGGCGCGGCAGGGCCGGGCGGGGGCGATGCTTCAGCCCGGACCGGCCGAGGGCCGGAGGCGGGCCGGGGGGTGCCAGGGAACGGCGGGAGCGAGGCGTCGCCGGGGGCGGGCGGGGGCGAGTCCTCGCGGCCGTCGCCGGGGGCGGGCCCGGAGCCGGGCGCGGCGGAGCCGCCGCCGGAGGCGGACCCCGGCGCGGCAGGGCCGGGCGGGGGCGATGCTTCAGCCCGGACCGGCCGGGGGCCAGAGGCGGGCCGGGGGGTGCCAGGGAAGGGAGGGAGCGAGGCGTCGCCGGGGGCGGGCGGGGTCAGGTGCTCGCGGCTGTCGCCGGGGCCCGGTGTGGCGGAGTTGGGCGGGTGAGGGGTGTCC encodes:
- a CDS encoding SAV_2336 N-terminal domain-related protein, whose product is MPDARPRPGPDEAPTPDTPHPPNSATPGPGDSREHLTPPAPGDASLPPFPGTPRPASGPRPVRAEASPPPGPAAPGSASGGGSAAPGSGPAPGDGREDSPPPAPGDASLPPFPGTPRPASGPRPVRAEASPPPGPAAPGSASGGGSTAPGSGPAPGDGREDSPPPAPGDASPPPFPGTPRPAPGPRPVRAEASPPAGPAAPGSASGGGSAAPGSGPAPGDGREDSTSPFRTASGPQPVPVEAPPPPALTPEAPAPDPLAELISRLRVAGLDPDHRQLSDALWLAQWTRRAGPEVVEETGGEVPGPVGEVRPEAPREEVAGPAEAPQPPPKRPVLDGQVSLYPLPQAGSGRGGALPIGVPAAPVLPAPLELQRALRRLQGYRSPAPPLRTRLDEPGTAELSAQAGGLILPVYRAVTRRDARLQLVLDASSSMRVWHRMFDELEQVFGQLGAFADIQVSFLHQGPDGEPVVSRSPEERAAPLHSADRLSDPTGRRIVVLVSDCAGPLWHSGQAHRLLHHLSKQGPVAVLQPLPQRMWARTRLPVTFGELSRAETFGGALRIRTSGEVRKTGALPVPVLPPEPVALGAWARLLSGAGAGPVPGAVGWVRADQPPAPPARAGRTRTALERVSRFSASASQTAGRLAVYLAAAPLCLPVMQLVQRTMLPGSGPADLAEVLVGGLVGKAGEDHDGDGAQWYEMEPDVRDALLSRLGRDEAMLVLKHTSEYIEQRFGKGGPNFPALALAQLGDGGAGRPYARGGDDGAAPPVPQPFAEVAARVLRRFMPLPPHYEQLGATAAVVERHTHPVVVRARQLIGRFGREGMIQDAIDAVQLLRGAAERDEQAANDPELWAEYAHCTLRLWEVQGGDDLLREAEAAAERAVAHPRALHERAVLARVLHAAAGDRRRRGDLTGALGLLSRADREYAVACAAPGLDENEALALTLERVRALEEQWRLGGDSALLQVSVGMLEAFADVWPDRRTRPPELPLVHGRILLLLSGATPDPDQARRYADQAAHSLTAALETAPDPDTPDEVRARVRVLLDLIDALLGAHGPLDDVQTRIDDALGVAREQAQRAALSVRAGRVAVARYGESGQPGDLERAAGHFERAARRVPRDAPAYADVLAEWGETLLRLAATGERYALSRAIRVLRDCRMETSAGSHRLAGRLLLLGRALMLRYHARGDRVDLREAEHLLGLAADEADDPLLAAHCLLDLGQVQYEAYRSLRRPARLDLAVDAFRDAARAAREAEDAAATGRRRQEAVRTHAQAHHWRGMSYEAATRPRAAREAYRAARGEWARLPEDSVVPDRPTPQETAERLAALE
- the fxsA gene encoding FxSxx-COOH cyclophane-containing RiPP peptide, producing the protein MDVTHETREELPDLLTLDLEELRNVDHPVLRELVDDLTDRAKRPSELLWVFNSAL